From the bacterium genome, the window TCGGGACGTGATCACGGAAGCAATCCGGATGGCCCGACTTGAGAACGTCTACATCAAATGCATTATGACGCGAGGAACCAGCCCGGCCCCATATATGGACCTGTTGCGTTCCGTCCCGAGCCTGATCGTCATTGCCGTGCCGTACCCGGAGAAGGCTAACCCGTTCGTGGACAGGCCGGGCGTTCGCGCCACGATCGCATCGATCCGGCGGACCCCGGACGATGTGTTCGACTCAAGGATCAAGAGCCTGAACTACTTGCCGTTTGCGCTCGCCCGGCTTGAGGCGCTCGAGGCCGGATACGATGAAGCACTCATGCTGGATGTCGATGGATGCGTATGCGAAGCTCCCGGCTGGAACATTTTCGTGGTCCGCGGAGGCGAGGTGATTACCCCCGGCCGCTCGATCCTCGAGGGGATAACTCGCGAGACGGTCATTGAGATTTGCAAGAGGCTCTCCATTCCCTGTCGGATAGGCGTGATCACCTCATACGATTGCTGGGTGGCGGACGAGGCGTTTCTCACCAGTACCGTAGGTGGTTTGCTGCCGCTCAGCGAGGTGGACGGCAGACCGATCGGCACTGGTGAGCCCGGACCGATTTTCCGTGCCATTAGGACGGAGTTTCGCGCGATGCTGGAGGGAGGAGAGCATTGCACAAAGGTCTGAGGTGTCGGTGTGCCGGTGAGAACACCCAGTACTGCGATGGTCGTATGTCGCGTGGAGAGTGGCGCTGGCTCGGAAGCGAGACCATGGCCAGACCGGCAGCATAAGAACGGGCAGTATCGGAACGCAATGCGACTAACAATCCACCGGCGGGGAAAGGAAGACCGACATCAACGTTGCCGTTTCGCAGACTCTGGACTTCGGTGGCATTGTGCTGAAGCGCGTCCGAAACGGCAGGAAGAATGTCCGGAAGAATACTGAGGGTTGGCAGATTGACAAGCCCGACGACCGTCTCTCTGGTCTCACCGAGGCCTGCTCGCTAGTAACCAAGATAATGCCATAGATCCACAATAAAAGAACGACATTTTCGTAGCGTCGAGAAGCATTTCGCAATAATTCAGTGATTCAATCGAATTTATCGATGATTTCACCATAATTACTGATTTGACTCTCTATCGGATTGCGTCTATAAATAGGTTAAACCAATATGGTTAGACCAATTGTTAGAGGGACACTAGACCACACTCTGGAGGGCCTGAAACACGTCCTTTCGGAAGTGGGGACTTCCACTGGATCCAACGCTCGTTTGCCCACCGAACGAGAACTCGCCGATGCGTTGGGTGTTAACCGCACCTCTCTTCGGGAACGTCTCGCGGCGCTCGAAAGCCTCGGCCTAATTCGGCGAACACAGGGGAGCGGAACGTATCTTTCGATGCCGGATCCTGCGTTCGTTCAGCTCTACTTCGAAATGGCGCTGAAACTCCACTACTTCACGCTTGAGCAGCTTGAACAAGCCCGCGAGCTCCTCGAACGTGAACTGGCGTATGCCGCCGCGCAGCACGCAACGCCCGAGGATGCCGCCGCGCTGAGCCGTGCAGCGGCGCGGCTCGGCGCGGCCGAGACGGCGGAGGAGGGCGCTGTAGCGGACTACGACTTCCACCTTGCGCTAGCCCGAGCATCGCATAACCCCGTGTTGTTGTTGATAATCGAAGGACTCGCTTCTGTGCTTTTGCCGGTGCTCCAGTATCGCAACCGAGTGGCTCACATGTCACCCGAAGCCGATGCCCGGTTGACGGCCGTCCATTTTCCCATCCTCGAGGCAGTCCGCGCTCACGACCCAGCGGCGGCCGCCGGTGCCGTCGATGCGCATTTCCGAGCGTGGAATGAGGAATACGCGAGAGCATTTCCGGAGGCTCCCGATGAGTTTCAGTCCACGTCGGACTAGCTCAGGGGCACTCTCGCTGGGGCTGGCGTTTACACCACTGTCGGGGGGGAGGTTCGCTTCCGCATGTTACCTGTGAGCGAGCAGGAACGCGTTCCCAAGGTATCGTCGTCAGAACGGGTTGTGTTCTTGAACGACAAGTTTGTCGCGGAACACGAGGCGGCTCTTTCGATTTTTGATCGCGGCGTGCTATACGGTGACGCCGTGTTCGAGACGGCGTTCGCCTGGGACGGCAGGATTTTCAAGCTGGATCGGCACCTTGAGCGCCTGCGGCAATCGCTTCAGGTCGTCTGCATCGAACTGCCGATGACGTTCACCGCGCTACGGGAGGCTATCGTCGAGACCGTCCGCCGCAACCAACTCCAGAATGCCTACATCAAGTGGCTGGTGACCCGCGGGACCGGCCCGATGCTCTCCTTCGATCTACGCAAGTGCGAGCCGAGTGTGATCGTCTTTGCGCGAGACTACCTCTACCTCATGGATCCCGCGAAGGCGGCTCAGGGGATTTCCGTCAACATCCCCAAAACGAGACGGATTCCTCAGGAGTGCCTAGACCCGCGCGTCAAGAGCGTCAACTACCTGAGTTTCGTCGTGGCGCGAATTGAGGCGACCCGCGCCGGATACGATGAAACGATTTTGCTCGACATGGCTGGACGATTGACGGAAGCCTCCGGGTACAACCTTTTTGTCGTCAAGAACGGCGGGATTGCCACGCCGTCGGAGGGAGTCCTCGAGGGCGTGACGCGGGAGACCATCCTCGATCTCTGCGCCGAGTTGCGCATCCCAGCGACGGCCCGGTCGCTCACTCCCTACGACGCGTACACGGCGGACGAGGTGTTCCTGACCAGTACGGCCGGCGGGCTGGTACCGGTTCGGGCGATTGACGGTCGCCAGGTGGGCACCGGACAACCCGGGCCGGTCTTCTACCGGCTTAAGGACGCATACGAGGCACTGATCGCGAGCGGCACTCACGGTACGCCAATTTATTCCTAACGTTGGGCCCAACGGGAGCAGAGGCCACCGCGTTTTCGCATCGTTATCGAGCGGAGGAACGATTGTTAGATGTGAGAGGGGGCGATGAAATGGATCTGCGGCTACGAAGACTGGCCCTGAGGACTCTGCTCGTAACTGGGATCCTCGCAATGGGCTCGTTATTGGCGTTTGCCAGCGTAGTAGACGAATTCGGGACCTCGGGACCCATTCTCGGAGTTTCCTTCACCGGCGGCGACGGGTCGTACAAGCGCGCGGTACAAAATGGAGTCAGGCTCATTATTGCCTCCGATTTTCCCTGGACATACCAGGACCCCAAGACTCACGAGTTTGCCGGAATCGACGTCGACGTTCTAAGGGACGCCGTCCGACGCCTGGGAATCTCGAAGGTGTCGATTCAGCTGGTGGCCCCCGATGCGATGGTTCCGACGCTCCTGTCCAACCGTGGCGATGTCATAGGCGATAATATTCACGAGAATCCGAAGCGGTTGAAGGTAATTGCATTTACCGGCCCAGCCTACTGGTACGGCGGCGGTGTCGCCGTCTTCAAAGGCAACCCGAAAAGTGTTCACTCTTGGGCGGATCTCTCCGGAAAGGTTGTTTCCACATATCGGGGCACATTCTATCAGCCCATCTTAGAGGCGCGAAAAGACATCAAAGAAATAAAGCTGTATACGACGAGTGAAGCAGAATTCGCGGATCTCTCGGCGGGGCGCATCGATGTGGCGGTTGACGATTTCATGAAGATCAAGCAAGTGATCAAAAACAACCCGGGCCTCAATATCGAACTGACGGATGTACGCATCCCACCCGCGCAGGAACTGGGCTACGCGCGCTATGCTCTTCGCAAACAAGATGTGGACCTCAACTCGGCGCTCTCTCGAGCGCTTGAAGAGATGCGGGCCGATGGCACGATCATGAAGTTCATCGTGAAGGGTGGATTGCCCGCCAGCTACGTTTTCAATTATCCCGTCCCGACTCAGTAGAGGGGCTGGTCGGCATCATGCTCCGCCTGAAGGGTGCATCCGTGACTACCGGTGTCGTGCCTTGGCAGGGGCGCGTCGCTCGCTGTCCTCGCGCCCAAAGACGTCGGTTACTAAGCACTCACGGCGACCAGGCGGGCGCATCCAGCTGTTGGCGGCCGGGACTTGCCACGAACCCCGCCGCCTTCGCGCACACGAGGCCGGGGGCGTAGGACATGTTGCGGAATTTCGTCTCCTTGTTCGACTTCCGCGCTTCGGTGGGCTATTTGCCGGATCTGGCCAAAGGCGCACTGGTTAGTGTCGAACTGACAGTGACGGTCATGGCGCTCAGCCTCGTTTTCGGGTTATTCGTCGCCTTGGCGCGCATTACTCGACTCAAATCAATTCGGGCTGTGGCGACCATTTACATGGAGCTTATCCGCGGCACGCCGGCCCTGCTGCAGCTATTTTACGTGTACTTTGTGCTGCCCGTGTTTGGGATCCGATTCCCGCCGTTCACCGCCGGGGTAATCGGCCTGACCCTGAACTACTCGGCATATCTGTCCGAAGTGTACCGGGCCGGGATTCAAGCAGTGGCGAAGGGTCAACTCGAGGCGGCGCAAGCTCTGGGGATGTCCCGGATGACGACGATGCGCTTGATTATCCTCCCGCAGGCGATCCGCATCGTCGTGCCGCCGCTGGGTAACTACTTCATCGGTCTCTTCAAGGACACCGCCCTCGCATCCATCATCACGGTGAAAGAACTCTTCTTTTCGGGGCAGATCGTGTCCTCGGTTAACTACCAGTACTTCACCGTGTTTACGCTGATCGGGCTGTTTTACCTGGCGTTGTCCTACCCAGGATCTTTGGGTGTGCAGTTCTTGGAGCGTCGTCTGCGGATCGGGACGCGTCGACAACCCCCCGCATCCACGGCTCGCGTGCCGCAGGAGGCCGTCTGAATGATCCGGTTAGAGCAGGTCAGCAAGTGGTACGGCCGGCATCAGGTCCTGCGCGACGTGACGTTGGAGGTAACCAAAGGCGAGGTCGTATGTATCATTGGACCTTCGGGCTCCGGAAAGACAACCCTCCTGCGCTGCGTCAATCATCTCGAGCGCATTGACGGCGGAACGATCTATATCGAGGGTACTCCGGTTTACCGATTCACGCGAAGCGGCGTGGTGCGAGTGGATCCCGACCATCGGATCGAAGCGCTCCGCTCTCAAGTGGGAATGGTGTTCCAGTCGTTCAACTTGTTCCCGCATTTCACGGCACTGGAGAACATCATGGTGGCTCCCGTACACGTCCGTCGAGAGCCACGCGACGCGGCACGAGTCAGCGCGCTCGATCTTCTGGCCAAGGTCGGGCTGTCTGACAAGGTCGACGCGTATCCTCATGAGCTCAGCGGCGGACAGCAGCAGCGAGTGGCGATTGCGCGAGCACTGGCGATGCGCCCCAAGGTGATGATGTTTGATGAGGTGACGTCGGCCCTGGATCCTGAACTCGTCGGAGAAGTACTCCGGGTCATGCGTCAACTTGCCGCGGACGGGATGACCATGCTCGTGGTCACTCACGAGATGGGGTTCGCGCGTGATGTCGCCGACCGCGTCGTGTTCATGGCTGACGGGATTGTGATTGAAGAAGGGACTCCTCAACAGATCTTCGCCGCCCCGAGGAACGAGCGCACACGACAGTTCCTGCGCTCTATTCGCGAGCGAGACGAGTCGTTGGGAAATCAGCGAGTTTCGACGCTGAACGACGCATAGCAAAGCAGCCTTCTTGCGCGGTGGGCCGGGTGGCAACGGTTGGGTGTGACTCCGTGGGTCGGCGCGCGCTACTGGGGGACACGAACTTGTCAGAAGCGATTGTCACAGTGGAGGATGAAAAGTTGTTCACTGAGGAGCCGGAGATTGAGTTGGCGGCCTGGCTGGTTGACGACGGGTCGACCGTGGCTGAAGGACAGCCGATCGCCCAGGTCATGACGGCCAAAGTCACGGTGGAGGTCCCGGCGCCCGCCGCGGGTCGTCTCCGGATCGAGTGCCAACCTGGTCAGCTGCTTCGCCGTGGTGGCCGGCTCGGGGTGATTATCAGTGAGTGACGCGACGCTGCTACGGGCGGAGTGGCTGCCACGGTACGGCGCCCAGGCGTGGGGCTTGATGTCTCTCATTCGAGAGATCGAGAACCGGCTTGCGGGGTACTTGCAACGCGGCTATATCCGTGGATCGACGCACCCCTCTGTCGGCATGGAAGCCGTCGCGGTCGGCGTCAGTCTCAATTTGCAAGCAGCGGACCTGATTACGAGCACCCATCGCGGCCACGGGCATTGTCTTGCCAAAGGGGCCGAGCCGGAACGTGTGCTGGCCGAACTGTTCGGGCGCTCGTCCGGGTACTGCGGGGGCAAAGGCGGCTCAATGCATTTGGCGGCCCGTGAACTCGGCATCCTAGGCACGAACGGGATCGTGGGTGCGAGCGTGGGCTTGGCCACCGGAGCCGCGCTGGCCGCGCGACAGCGAGCGACGGGACGGGTTGCGGCCGCATACTTCGGCGAAGGCGGGATCAACCAAGGAATCTTCCACGAGGCGCTCAATCTCGCGGCGATCTGGAAGCTCCCGTGTATTTACGTGTGTGAGAACAATCACTACGCCCAATCGTCGCCGGTGGAAGAAATGGCGAGCGTGCGGGACCTGTCCATCCGCGCGCACGCGTACGGGATTCCTGGCGTGAACGTCGACGGCATGGACGTCTACGCGGTCTGGACGGCGGCCCACGAGGCAGTGGCGCGCGCTCAGCGTGGCGAGGGTCCCACGCTAATTATCGCCGACACCTATCGATTTCTCGGACACATGGTGGGTGATACCGAGATGTATCGATCGGCGACGGAGCGCGATTCGTGGAAAGGACGGGATCCAATCACGCGACTAGAGACCGAGCTCATTAACGCCGGCGTCGCAAGCGACCGGTCGCTCAACGAGATGCAGGGTGCCATTGCCGCGTGCGTAGACGTCGCGGAGAGGAACGCGTTGGCCGCCCCCGAGCCGGCGCCAGAGGAAGCGTATCAAGGGGTCTATGGAGGCGTCTCGCCGTGAACGAGACCTTGCTCTGGCGCGCTCTCAACGAGAGCCTGCGGTCCATCCTGGCCGAGGACGACCGGGTCTTCGTCATGGGCGAGGACCTGTCCCGGTGGGGGTCGGGCGGCGGCATCTACGGGGTGACGCGCGGGCTGCTGGCTGAATTCGGGCCCGATCGCGTTCGAGAAACCCCAATCAGTGAAGAGGGCATTTTGGCCGCGGCGGTGGGCGCGGCGCTCGGCGGCTGCCGGCCAGTTGTGGAAATCATGTACTCTGATTTCTCGCTGCTCGGGTTTGATCCGATTGTCAATCAAGCTGCGAAAATTCGGTACATGTTCGGAGGCCAGTTTGATGTCCCGCTCGTGGTTCGGACACCGACGGGGTGGGCGCCCGGAAAGGCCGCCCAGCATACCCAGTCGCTCGACACCCTCTTTGCCCATATCCCGGGGCTCGAGGTGGTCGTCCCATCCACCCCGGACGACGCGTACGGGCTCCTTCGGTCCGCCGTCGCCAGTCCAAACCCCACGATTTTCCTCGAGCACAAGCAGCTGTACAACGTCCGTGGCCCGCTCACAAGAAGCGCAACGCCGCTTGGGAAGGCCAACATCATCCGGAGCGGGCAAGACGCGACGGTCGTGGCGACGCAGTTCATGGTGCATCGCAGCCTCAGCGTGGCCGATCGAATGCGCGCCGAGGGCGTCGAACTCGAAATCGTGGACCTGCGCACGCTGTATCCCCTTGATCTGGAGACCGTGATCGCATCTGCGCGCAAGACGCGGCATGCGCTGGTGTGCCATGAAGCACCGCTGCTCTATGGCTTCGGCGGCGAGCTCGCATCGGCGATCTCCGCCGCCTGCTGGCGCGATCTCGACGCGCCGGTCCAACGCGTGGGCGGGGCCAGAGCGCCGATGCCCTATGCGGCGGCGCTCGAGAAGGAAGTGATTCCGTCGGAAGCCACGATCGAAGCCGGCATACGCGCGGTCCTCCGCGAGGGACGCGGCGAGCAGATGTCGATCAGCGGCTGAGCCGTGCTCCTTCGCTCACGCGACGTCGACGCGCGACGAATCACCAACGAGGAGATCGATGAAACCTGATACGGCCCTGGCACACGCCGGCGGGGACCCGCAGAACCGCTTCGGCATTGTGAATCCACCGGTGTATCGAGCGTCGACCGTGCTCTTTCGCACCGTGGAGGATTTCGAACGGCGGGCGGAGCGCAAGTACACGGGGTTTTGGTATGGCACGCATGGCACGCCAACCACGTTCGCGCTGACCGAGGCACTCGCCGAGCTCTCGGGCGGCCACAAGTCGCTTGTCACATCGTCTGGTCTCTCCGCGATCGCGCAAGCCCTGACCGCGTTCCTTCGGCAAGGGGACCACGTGTTGGTGGCGGACAGCGTCTATGGCCCGACTCGCCTTTTCTGCACCTCGGTGCTGGCGCGCTTCGGCGTTGACGTGACGTTCTATGATCCGGATGCTGGCTTGGAAATCGCCGCGCTCATGCGGCCGACCACCAAAGTGGTCTACGCGGAAGCCCCAGGGTCCCTGACATTCGACATGCAGGATATACCGGCAATCGCGAAAGTGGCCCACGCGCACGGGGCGGTGCTGATTTTCGACAACACGTGGGCCACGCCCCTTAACTTCCGCTCGTTCGATCACGGGGTCGACGTAGAGCTTCAAGCGGCCACTAAATATCTGGCGGGCCACTCAGATCTCCTGCTCGGCGTAATTACGACTCGATCTGAATGTCTTTTCCGCGCGGTGAGAGACGGCGTAGAAGAATTTGGCGACTGTGTCGCGCCTGATCTTTGCTACGAGACCCTCCGCGGACTGCGCACATTGGCAGTTCGCCTTCGTCACCACGAACGCTCCGCGATCCAAATCGCAGAGTGGCTCTCGTCGCGGCCCGAGGTGTCCCGCGTGCTTCACCCGGCACTCCCCAGCGATCGCGGACATGATCTCTGGAAGCGAGACTTCCTTGGCGCTTCAAGTCTATTCGGCGTGCTCCTGCGATCCGAGTCCGAACCCGCAGCCGCTGCGATGCTTGATGGTCTTCGACTGTTCAAGATCGGTGCCAGCTTCGGCGGATTCGAGAGCCTCATCATCCCTGCGCGTCCGGCAGAACACCGTACTGCGCGGCCGTGGCGGGAATCGGGGATTCTGCTGCGGCTGCATGTTGGGCTTGAGGCCGTGGAGGATTTAATTCTGGACCTCCAGCACGGATTCGATCGTCTCAGCGCCCGGTTGCGCGCGGATCGGTCTGGTCCAGCGACGCGCCGAAGTTCGGTCCCTTCCTAAGAGCCTCATGCGATCAGGGCCCAACACGATCAGCCAGTTCGACAACCGTCGCTGTCGCCAATCGGGGAGCAGGTCGCGGAACGACGCGGTTTCGTCTTCGAGGAGGATCCGCGTATGGCACTTGTTGATCGTCTGGACCATATCGTGCTCACCGTCCGAGACATCGAGGCAACCTGCGCCTTCTACTCTAACGTGCTTGGGATGAGGCCTGTCGTGTTCGATGGAGATCACTGGGCGCTGCATTTTGGTTCTCAAAAAATCAACTTGCATAGGACAGGCCACGAATTCGAACCGAAAGCCGAGCGTGCGACCCCGGGGGCGGCCGATTTGTGCTTCATCACTCTCACCCAAATGGATGTCGTCGTAGCGCATCTCCAAGCCCATCAGGTCAGGGTAATTGAGGGACCCGGACCCCAGGTCGGCGCCATCGGGCAGCTCACCTCTGTATATTTCCACGACCCTGACGGAAACCTAATCGAGATCTCCAATTACGACCAACCAAACATGGTCACAGAATCTTGCAACGCTCGATCAAGGGAGTCGGGAGCGCAGTGATGGGGGGCATGCCACATGATGGGCACGAATCCCCGCGCGCCTACGTAGGAGACGCGGCGAGCGGTGCGCGGCGACGACACCCAGAGTGGTTGAAAGTAAGGCTTCCGACCGGCCCGTACTTCCGCGAGTTAGTCGCGATCGTGCGTACGCAGGCGCTGCACACCGTCTGCGAGGAGGCGCGCTGTCCCAACATCGGCGATTGTTGGAACCGCCGGACGGCGACCTTCCTGATCCTCGGCAACGTGTGCACGCGGCATTGCGCGTA encodes:
- a CDS encoding FCD domain-containing protein, whose protein sequence is MPTERELADALGVNRTSLRERLAALESLGLIRRTQGSGTYLSMPDPAFVQLYFEMALKLHYFTLEQLEQARELLERELAYAAAQHATPEDAAALSRAAARLGAAETAEEGAVADYDFHLALARASHNPVLLLIIEGLASVLLPVLQYRNRVAHMSPEADARLTAVHFPILEAVRAHDPAAAAGAVDAHFRAWNEEYARAFPEAPDEFQSTSD
- a CDS encoding amino acid ABC transporter permease → MLRNFVSLFDFRASVGYLPDLAKGALVSVELTVTVMALSLVFGLFVALARITRLKSIRAVATIYMELIRGTPALLQLFYVYFVLPVFGIRFPPFTAGVIGLTLNYSAYLSEVYRAGIQAVAKGQLEAAQALGMSRMTTMRLIILPQAIRIVVPPLGNYFIGLFKDTALASIITVKELFFSGQIVSSVNYQYFTVFTLIGLFYLALSYPGSLGVQFLERRLRIGTRRQPPASTARVPQEAV
- a CDS encoding thiamine pyrophosphate-dependent dehydrogenase E1 component subunit alpha — encoded protein: MSDATLLRAEWLPRYGAQAWGLMSLIREIENRLAGYLQRGYIRGSTHPSVGMEAVAVGVSLNLQAADLITSTHRGHGHCLAKGAEPERVLAELFGRSSGYCGGKGGSMHLAARELGILGTNGIVGASVGLATGAALAARQRATGRVAAAYFGEGGINQGIFHEALNLAAIWKLPCIYVCENNHYAQSSPVEEMASVRDLSIRAHAYGIPGVNVDGMDVYAVWTAAHEAVARAQRGEGPTLIIADTYRFLGHMVGDTEMYRSATERDSWKGRDPITRLETELINAGVASDRSLNEMQGAIAACVDVAERNALAAPEPAPEEAYQGVYGGVSP
- a CDS encoding aminotransferase class IV, producing MLPVSEQERVPKVSSSERVVFLNDKFVAEHEAALSIFDRGVLYGDAVFETAFAWDGRIFKLDRHLERLRQSLQVVCIELPMTFTALREAIVETVRRNQLQNAYIKWLVTRGTGPMLSFDLRKCEPSVIVFARDYLYLMDPAKAAQGISVNIPKTRRIPQECLDPRVKSVNYLSFVVARIEATRAGYDETILLDMAGRLTEASGYNLFVVKNGGIATPSEGVLEGVTRETILDLCAELRIPATARSLTPYDAYTADEVFLTSTAGGLVPVRAIDGRQVGTGQPGPVFYRLKDAYEALIASGTHGTPIYS
- a CDS encoding VOC family protein, translated to MALVDRLDHIVLTVRDIEATCAFYSNVLGMRPVVFDGDHWALHFGSQKINLHRTGHEFEPKAERATPGAADLCFITLTQMDVVVAHLQAHQVRVIEGPGPQVGAIGQLTSVYFHDPDGNLIEISNYDQPNMVTESCNARSRESGAQ
- a CDS encoding transketolase C-terminal domain-containing protein, giving the protein MNETLLWRALNESLRSILAEDDRVFVMGEDLSRWGSGGGIYGVTRGLLAEFGPDRVRETPISEEGILAAAVGAALGGCRPVVEIMYSDFSLLGFDPIVNQAAKIRYMFGGQFDVPLVVRTPTGWAPGKAAQHTQSLDTLFAHIPGLEVVVPSTPDDAYGLLRSAVASPNPTIFLEHKQLYNVRGPLTRSATPLGKANIIRSGQDATVVATQFMVHRSLSVADRMRAEGVELEIVDLRTLYPLDLETVIASARKTRHALVCHEAPLLYGFGGELASAISAACWRDLDAPVQRVGGARAPMPYAAALEKEVIPSEATIEAGIRAVLREGRGEQMSISG
- a CDS encoding aminotransferase class IV encodes the protein MKEFARTATDGIIYVNGRFFPRDQAAISVFDHGLLHGDGVFDTLMAWKGAIFKLDQHLDRLFRSARAVKIRPPLDKERIRDVITEAIRMARLENVYIKCIMTRGTSPAPYMDLLRSVPSLIVIAVPYPEKANPFVDRPGVRATIASIRRTPDDVFDSRIKSLNYLPFALARLEALEAGYDEALMLDVDGCVCEAPGWNIFVVRGGEVITPGRSILEGITRETVIEICKRLSIPCRIGVITSYDCWVADEAFLTSTVGGLLPLSEVDGRPIGTGEPGPIFRAIRTEFRAMLEGGEHCTKV
- a CDS encoding transporter substrate-binding domain-containing protein encodes the protein MDLRLRRLALRTLLVTGILAMGSLLAFASVVDEFGTSGPILGVSFTGGDGSYKRAVQNGVRLIIASDFPWTYQDPKTHEFAGIDVDVLRDAVRRLGISKVSIQLVAPDAMVPTLLSNRGDVIGDNIHENPKRLKVIAFTGPAYWYGGGVAVFKGNPKSVHSWADLSGKVVSTYRGTFYQPILEARKDIKEIKLYTTSEAEFADLSAGRIDVAVDDFMKIKQVIKNNPGLNIELTDVRIPPAQELGYARYALRKQDVDLNSALSRALEEMRADGTIMKFIVKGGLPASYVFNYPVPTQ
- a CDS encoding lipoyl domain-containing protein; this encodes MFTEEPEIELAAWLVDDGSTVAEGQPIAQVMTAKVTVEVPAPAAGRLRIECQPGQLLRRGGRLGVIISE
- the metC gene encoding cystathionine beta-lyase, whose protein sequence is MKPDTALAHAGGDPQNRFGIVNPPVYRASTVLFRTVEDFERRAERKYTGFWYGTHGTPTTFALTEALAELSGGHKSLVTSSGLSAIAQALTAFLRQGDHVLVADSVYGPTRLFCTSVLARFGVDVTFYDPDAGLEIAALMRPTTKVVYAEAPGSLTFDMQDIPAIAKVAHAHGAVLIFDNTWATPLNFRSFDHGVDVELQAATKYLAGHSDLLLGVITTRSECLFRAVRDGVEEFGDCVAPDLCYETLRGLRTLAVRLRHHERSAIQIAEWLSSRPEVSRVLHPALPSDRGHDLWKRDFLGASSLFGVLLRSESEPAAAAMLDGLRLFKIGASFGGFESLIIPARPAEHRTARPWRESGILLRLHVGLEAVEDLILDLQHGFDRLSARLRADRSGPATRRSSVPS
- a CDS encoding amino acid ABC transporter ATP-binding protein; translation: MIRLEQVSKWYGRHQVLRDVTLEVTKGEVVCIIGPSGSGKTTLLRCVNHLERIDGGTIYIEGTPVYRFTRSGVVRVDPDHRIEALRSQVGMVFQSFNLFPHFTALENIMVAPVHVRREPRDAARVSALDLLAKVGLSDKVDAYPHELSGGQQQRVAIARALAMRPKVMMFDEVTSALDPELVGEVLRVMRQLAADGMTMLVVTHEMGFARDVADRVVFMADGIVIEEGTPQQIFAAPRNERTRQFLRSIRERDESLGNQRVSTLNDA